A single window of Psychrobacter raelei DNA harbors:
- a CDS encoding peptide MFS transporter, which translates to MSSVNSQNTESSAEFKGLDNGFMGHPQPLRSLFFTEMWERFSYYSIRPLLVLFMVASISNGGFGFDDTTATAIYGIFAGTLYLAAVPGGWLADNWLGQERALWWGSIIIALGHLCIALSALFGMSMFFIGLVCIVLGSGLFKTCISVMVGALYPKGDSRRDGGFTLFYMGINIGALLAALIVGVFKEQQMWHVGFGVGGLGMLVSLLVYRFAARKNLKRFAKAKGITPEWEVANDQYQNVGRWVGLFLAILIALIVLVATGVMPFNPSLVAEYMTYVIAATVLLYFGYMFVSPKLDKTDKLRLLICFILIIGSTLFWSSFEQQPTSFNLFADRYTDLNVMGFDVPSIWFQSLNPIFILMLAPIVSIIWVWLGKRNLEPNSMAKFSLGMLLAAAGFGLMTMASKLVVANPDTLVSPLWLTGSLLLLTLGELALSPVGLSSMTKLAPKGMQGQMMGLFFTSVAMGNLVAAFFGGHVSADTIDGLPGLFTTMTIFLVVTALILLALSKPVRAMLDRSEAEDERRNAV; encoded by the coding sequence ATGAGTAGTGTAAACTCTCAAAACACAGAGTCTTCTGCTGAATTTAAGGGACTAGACAATGGCTTTATGGGGCATCCCCAGCCGCTACGTTCCTTATTCTTCACCGAAATGTGGGAGCGCTTTTCTTACTACAGTATCCGCCCTTTACTGGTGCTGTTTATGGTGGCCTCTATTAGTAATGGCGGCTTTGGATTCGATGATACCACTGCGACTGCCATATATGGTATTTTTGCCGGAACTTTGTATCTTGCTGCGGTACCAGGTGGCTGGCTTGCTGATAATTGGTTAGGTCAAGAGCGTGCCTTATGGTGGGGAAGTATCATCATTGCGCTGGGCCACTTATGTATCGCTTTGTCTGCCTTATTTGGCATGTCTATGTTTTTTATTGGTCTGGTCTGTATTGTGCTTGGTTCAGGCTTATTTAAAACCTGTATTTCAGTGATGGTCGGCGCTTTATATCCCAAGGGTGACTCGCGCCGTGACGGTGGTTTTACCCTGTTTTATATGGGCATTAACATTGGTGCCTTATTGGCTGCACTGATTGTTGGTGTGTTTAAAGAACAGCAAATGTGGCATGTTGGCTTTGGTGTCGGTGGTTTGGGTATGTTGGTGTCGTTATTGGTATACCGTTTTGCTGCCCGCAAAAACCTAAAGCGTTTTGCGAAAGCCAAAGGCATCACCCCTGAATGGGAAGTGGCCAACGATCAGTATCAAAATGTCGGCCGCTGGGTGGGTCTATTTTTAGCGATTTTAATTGCGCTCATTGTGCTTGTGGCTACTGGTGTTATGCCTTTTAACCCCAGTCTGGTTGCCGAATACATGACCTATGTTATTGCCGCCACTGTGCTGCTGTATTTTGGTTATATGTTTGTCTCCCCTAAGCTTGATAAGACCGATAAGCTGCGTTTGCTGATTTGTTTTATTTTAATCATCGGCTCAACGTTATTCTGGTCAAGCTTTGAGCAGCAGCCCACTTCATTTAACTTGTTTGCCGATCGTTATACCGATCTTAATGTCATGGGCTTTGATGTACCAAGCATTTGGTTCCAGTCATTAAACCCCATCTTTATCCTAATGCTGGCGCCCATTGTGAGTATCATTTGGGTGTGGTTAGGTAAGCGTAATCTTGAACCTAACAGTATGGCCAAGTTCTCTTTGGGTATGCTATTGGCGGCAGCAGGGTTTGGTTTGATGACGATGGCCTCTAAACTGGTGGTCGCTAATCCAGACACTCTAGTATCGCCTTTGTGGCTCACAGGCAGTTTGTTGTTATTAACTTTGGGTGAGTTGGCATTAAGTCCTGTCGGCTTATCTTCAATGACTAAGCTTGCCCCAAAAGGCATGCAAGGTCAAATGATGGGTCTGTTCTTCACTTCTGTGGCCATGGGTAACTTAGTTGCTGCCTTCTTTGGCGGTCATGTGTCAGCAGATACCATTGATGGCTTGCCTGGCCTGTTTACCACCATGACCATCTTCTTGGTAGTGACCGCTTTAATCTTGCTGGCTTTATCAAAACCGGTCAGAGCCATGTTAGACCGCAGTGAAGCGGAAGATGAACGCCGCAATGCTGTTTAA
- the lnt gene encoding apolipoprotein N-acyltransferase, translating into MRASTQHVQDRLNQPYDHQRSSQLPIGTAVIVAWLAGAMFMLSLAPYGYWIIALISPALLYALLLGDMSNKRAFIIGEAYGMGLWCVGAFWLYTSIHDYGDVPMPLALLAIAVMGLGMGLFHGFMALIFNRFVGKQPLAFAALWVLQEWMKTWLLTGFPWLFVGYAFTEQHWLSSLAPVAGVFALSFVVVLLAASLVDLFRKRGGYLLVSILFLALSIGLWLTDPAWTQPKPNTPNLKVSLVQGNIPQDLKWLTEYRYKTLEIYAKLSSTEWDQDMVVWPESSIPMFQTEAWPFIAEVVKVAKDTDTTWVTGIPYKDESAYNPETDKYAPFYNSVIALGAQADGLYKKQNLVPFGEYIPFQGALDLFPNLAGSNEVLSYSRGPKDQLPLKVRGHNLGAAVCYEVAYPDTTRRNAQNTDFLLTISNDAWFGTSAGPLQHLQMVQMRSLETGRWFMRATNTGVTAIIDHKGRIVAQAPQFERTVLRGEVQSRTGMTPYVRFGNYPILILIGLFLVLSYLAKRAQQ; encoded by the coding sequence ATGCGAGCCTCAACCCAACATGTGCAAGACAGATTAAACCAACCTTATGATCACCAGCGCAGCTCACAGTTGCCTATCGGTACAGCAGTGATTGTGGCTTGGCTAGCTGGGGCGATGTTTATGCTGTCTTTGGCGCCCTATGGCTACTGGATTATCGCACTGATTTCCCCCGCTTTACTGTATGCGCTACTGCTTGGTGATATGAGCAATAAGCGTGCTTTTATTATCGGTGAAGCGTATGGCATGGGGCTTTGGTGCGTGGGCGCATTCTGGCTATACACCTCGATCCATGATTATGGTGATGTGCCCATGCCGCTGGCCCTATTGGCCATTGCGGTGATGGGGCTGGGCATGGGGCTATTTCATGGTTTTATGGCGCTGATATTTAACCGCTTTGTCGGTAAGCAGCCGCTGGCCTTTGCTGCGCTTTGGGTGCTGCAAGAGTGGATGAAGACTTGGCTACTGACAGGTTTTCCTTGGCTATTTGTCGGATATGCTTTTACCGAGCAGCACTGGTTGTCATCATTAGCGCCTGTGGCTGGTGTATTTGCCCTCTCTTTTGTGGTTGTTTTACTGGCAGCAAGTTTAGTCGATTTGTTCCGCAAGCGCGGCGGTTATCTGCTGGTTTCGATACTATTTTTAGCGTTAAGTATTGGTTTGTGGTTGACAGATCCGGCGTGGACACAGCCTAAGCCCAATACCCCCAATCTGAAAGTCTCCTTAGTACAAGGTAATATTCCTCAAGATTTAAAGTGGCTTACCGAATACCGCTATAAGACGCTTGAGATTTATGCCAAGCTAAGCAGTACGGAGTGGGACCAGGATATGGTGGTATGGCCAGAGTCCTCTATTCCTATGTTCCAGACAGAAGCTTGGCCATTTATTGCCGAGGTGGTCAAAGTCGCAAAAGACACGGACACCACTTGGGTCACTGGCATTCCTTACAAAGATGAGTCGGCTTATAATCCTGAAACGGACAAATACGCACCGTTTTATAACAGCGTGATTGCGCTTGGCGCTCAGGCTGATGGGCTATATAAAAAGCAAAATCTCGTACCCTTTGGTGAATACATCCCTTTTCAAGGGGCGCTGGATTTATTCCCCAATTTGGCCGGTAGCAATGAAGTATTAAGCTATAGCCGTGGTCCAAAAGACCAATTGCCTCTAAAAGTGCGCGGCCACAATCTTGGAGCTGCCGTGTGCTATGAAGTGGCCTACCCGGATACCACGCGCCGTAATGCCCAAAATACCGACTTTTTATTAACCATCTCCAATGATGCTTGGTTTGGTACTTCAGCGGGCCCCTTGCAGCATTTACAAATGGTGCAAATGCGCTCGCTTGAGACCGGCCGCTGGTTTATGCGTGCGACCAATACCGGAGTGACTGCCATTATTGATCATAAAGGTCGTATTGTGGCACAGGCTCCCCAGTTTGAGCGTACGGTGCTGCGTGGTGAGGTGCAGTCGCGTACCGGCATGACGCCCTATGTTCGCTTTGGTAATTATCCTATTTTGATACTTATTGGGCTGTTTTTAGTGTTAAGCTATCTGGCTAAGCGCGCGCAACAATAA
- the recG gene encoding ATP-dependent DNA helicase RecG produces MPIPSNTHTPASHTPVNQRQTAVDLPVQVLAGVGSKIEGQLEQLGVSRLFDLLLHLPRDYEDRSRLVNISDLQDGQSALIEGQVTYVDNKRGGMTVVIEDATGAIQLRFFKVYASLVQTMTLGTRLRLFGEVKISRYGMQMAHPEYNMVTAGAPVVNTGLQPIYPAVKGLHQNKLRTLVKLALQTVHQQGVPLSVFNDSDWEAVNHLPAPLPTNSYGLPSSAASQQTSPSPNSAPSWQHLTLFEALTLIHTPPMHTDITLQTAQLEQLKARTHPACQRLIVEELTAHQLSMLYRRKQLHQHKAPKCDGDSPLADKLLANLPFSLTGAQDRVIKEITSDMATSIPMLRLVQGDVGAGKTLVAALAACYALDSGWQVAVMAPTEILAEQHLINFKSWFEPLGIGVGWLAGKQTAKQRREALADVAENEVQIVVGTHALFQDAVVFAKLGLAIIDEQHRFGVEQRMALTNKGVANSTPHQLIMTATPIPRTLAMSAYGDMDTSIIDELPPGRTPITTVTIDRARRDEVIERIAANCKEGKQAYWVCPLVDDSSTLNAQAAEATFADLSERLDIRIGMVHGKMKSKEKQEIMAAFKNAELDLLVATTVIEVGVDVPNASLMVIENAERLGLSQLHQLRGRVGRGSTKSFCVLLYQTPLSETGIERLNVLRDSNDGFVIAQKDLQLRGPGELLGKRQTGNIGYYVSDLTRDENLLMIASHLAKRLINDDDRKAEVTQLIHRWMPEASKYTNV; encoded by the coding sequence ATGCCAATCCCCTCAAACACTCATACGCCCGCCTCGCACACACCCGTGAACCAAAGACAAACCGCTGTCGATTTGCCTGTTCAGGTTTTGGCTGGTGTGGGCAGTAAAATTGAGGGTCAGCTTGAGCAGCTGGGTGTGTCACGCTTGTTTGATTTGCTACTGCATCTGCCGCGTGATTATGAAGACCGCAGCCGTTTGGTCAATATCAGCGACTTACAAGACGGGCAGTCGGCGCTTATAGAAGGGCAAGTCACTTATGTGGATAACAAACGTGGCGGCATGACGGTGGTCATTGAAGATGCCACTGGCGCCATTCAGCTGCGCTTTTTTAAGGTCTATGCAAGCTTGGTACAGACCATGACGCTCGGCACACGGCTCAGGCTGTTTGGTGAAGTCAAAATCAGCCGCTACGGCATGCAGATGGCGCACCCTGAATACAATATGGTGACGGCCGGCGCGCCTGTGGTAAACACCGGCCTACAGCCCATTTATCCTGCGGTTAAGGGGCTGCATCAAAACAAACTACGTACCTTGGTCAAGCTGGCACTACAGACCGTTCATCAGCAAGGTGTACCGTTGTCTGTCTTTAATGACTCTGATTGGGAAGCGGTGAACCATCTACCAGCACCGCTACCGACCAATAGCTATGGCCTGCCCAGCTCGGCAGCATCTCAGCAAACCAGCCCATCACCTAACAGCGCCCCAAGTTGGCAGCATTTAACGTTGTTTGAGGCATTGACCTTAATCCATACCCCACCGATGCATACCGATATTACGTTGCAAACGGCGCAGCTTGAGCAGTTAAAAGCGCGCACTCACCCTGCCTGCCAGCGGCTGATTGTGGAGGAGTTGACCGCACACCAATTAAGCATGCTATATCGCCGCAAGCAGCTGCATCAACACAAAGCACCCAAATGTGATGGTGATAGCCCGCTGGCTGATAAGCTGCTAGCCAACCTGCCCTTTAGCTTAACCGGTGCGCAAGACCGAGTGATTAAAGAGATTACCAGTGATATGGCGACCTCTATTCCAATGCTGCGCTTGGTACAAGGTGATGTCGGTGCTGGTAAAACTTTAGTCGCGGCATTGGCAGCCTGTTATGCCCTTGATAGTGGCTGGCAGGTGGCGGTCATGGCGCCCACTGAGATTTTAGCCGAACAGCATCTGATTAACTTTAAGTCTTGGTTTGAGCCACTAGGTATTGGTGTCGGCTGGCTAGCTGGTAAGCAAACCGCTAAGCAGCGCCGTGAAGCACTGGCCGATGTCGCCGAGAATGAGGTTCAGATTGTGGTCGGTACCCATGCGTTATTTCAAGATGCGGTGGTGTTTGCCAAATTGGGACTGGCGATTATTGATGAGCAGCACCGCTTTGGGGTTGAGCAGCGTATGGCATTGACCAACAAAGGCGTGGCCAATAGCACCCCGCACCAGCTGATTATGACGGCCACTCCGATTCCGCGTACGCTGGCGATGAGTGCCTATGGCGATATGGACACCTCTATTATTGATGAGCTGCCGCCAGGGCGTACCCCGATTACCACGGTTACCATTGACCGTGCCCGCCGTGATGAAGTGATTGAGCGCATCGCCGCTAACTGTAAAGAGGGCAAGCAAGCGTACTGGGTCTGCCCACTGGTCGACGACTCAAGCACCTTAAATGCGCAAGCAGCCGAGGCCACCTTTGCCGACTTAAGCGAGCGTTTGGATATTCGTATCGGCATGGTACACGGCAAAATGAAGTCAAAAGAAAAGCAAGAGATTATGGCTGCGTTTAAGAACGCCGAGCTTGATCTATTGGTCGCAACGACCGTGATTGAGGTCGGCGTCGATGTGCCAAATGCCTCATTGATGGTAATAGAAAATGCCGAGCGTTTGGGATTATCACAGCTGCATCAGCTGCGTGGCCGTGTTGGGCGTGGCTCAACTAAAAGCTTCTGTGTGCTGCTATATCAAACCCCACTATCAGAAACCGGTATCGAGCGTTTAAATGTACTGCGTGACAGTAATGATGGCTTTGTGATTGCTCAAAAAGACTTGCAACTGCGTGGCCCAGGTGAGCTACTTGGTAAGCGTCAAACCGGTAATATTGGCTATTATGTGTCCGATTTAACCCGTGATGAGAATTTATTAATGATCGCCAGTCATTTGGCCAAACGCCTGATTAATGATGACGATCGTAAGGCGGAGGTCACCCAGCTGATTCACCGCTGGATGCCTGAGGCGAGCAAATATACCAATGTGTAG
- a CDS encoding TonB-dependent receptor plug domain-containing protein, with the protein MQYRYLSLMILVISHSSFAQDDMPHIPPISDNDITRPEVVLPTITVKSAASPVSSHTVTIQDQQIDTHTLGEALEKVSGVHSGSFGPHSGSPIIRGLQGNRVSISEDGTNVNGLNAISPATNLLFDPVFSHQITVNKNNSVIESGGRAIGGSVDIDSGLISRQIEDKPQNLTLAIKDGTNAPRSQGIKANMNNEDNLSINLLYSAQRQGHYDIPGDSKAKVCQTDLVRSNEYGLGVDTVLADACQKHVEKTTIFNPKSRQYFYTDYVDPSTLEYTQTYYDYGLSPGDVYTNYGGYGTAENPQYEPDQPEYAERISKINDVTENYHNKLGNSHLDNRRLGVSGSYFFDNVYVAAALDNKTSRYGLPGFSMSNLNYNQDYTENVPVQIDAEQTKYLLESQVDLTYDWLSQLNVNMAHIKERNEEWLGDDVANHYDFDTYNATVVTQHQPSLGKLGVLSGKLGAELSYRDIKGRGEQRYLPDVDTQKQALFLKESLPLDYLTLGAGYRYEKVTHKIQGSDFKPSSKSPNYEKLLDTDFNLNSYELSARLDINDYLAFNLRYANSERAPEVNELYASQAHFSSMAHEEGNQTLDSEKVASTELSALINYQDIDVVATAYQHDFDGYYSLRPSGTTFLANRLPLKYWRQIDTKVSGFEIDASKRFDFDQYGDVTAHLFADLVKNKPKDGETHGEYLTNIPTDRYGIGLNWQNNSWESEINFVHYAKPKYLGKEINTEVALPSYNMMDVSIAKTINSWADSTVKLFANASNLLDEEARPHASPLRYIAPLPGRSINAGITVDF; encoded by the coding sequence ATGCAATACCGTTATCTATCCTTGATGATTTTAGTTATTTCTCACTCTTCTTTCGCACAAGATGACATGCCTCACATACCGCCTATTAGTGATAACGACATCACTCGCCCCGAAGTCGTACTGCCGACCATCACCGTAAAATCAGCAGCCAGTCCAGTTTCTAGCCACACGGTCACGATACAAGATCAACAGATTGATACGCATACATTAGGCGAGGCGTTAGAGAAAGTATCAGGGGTTCACTCTGGCAGCTTTGGCCCACACTCAGGCTCGCCTATTATTCGCGGATTACAAGGCAATCGCGTTAGTATCAGTGAAGATGGTACGAACGTTAATGGGCTCAATGCCATCAGTCCAGCGACCAACTTGCTGTTTGATCCGGTATTTAGCCACCAGATTACAGTGAATAAAAACAACTCAGTGATCGAATCAGGCGGGCGTGCCATCGGCGGCAGTGTGGACATTGACAGTGGATTAATCTCGCGGCAAATAGAGGACAAACCTCAAAATCTTACGCTGGCTATTAAGGATGGAACCAATGCCCCTCGCTCACAGGGTATAAAAGCCAATATGAATAACGAGGACAACCTAAGCATTAATCTGTTGTACTCGGCGCAGCGCCAAGGGCATTACGATATTCCTGGTGACAGCAAGGCGAAGGTCTGTCAAACAGACTTGGTTCGCAGCAATGAATACGGCTTGGGGGTAGATACAGTATTGGCAGACGCCTGCCAAAAGCATGTGGAAAAAACCACTATCTTTAACCCCAAATCAAGACAGTATTTTTATACCGATTATGTTGACCCAAGCACGCTTGAATATACGCAGACCTATTATGACTATGGCTTATCGCCAGGGGATGTTTATACCAATTATGGCGGTTATGGTACGGCAGAGAACCCGCAATACGAGCCAGATCAGCCCGAATATGCTGAGCGGATTAGCAAGATTAACGATGTGACAGAAAACTATCACAATAAGCTTGGGAACAGCCATTTAGACAACCGCCGTTTGGGGGTATCAGGCAGTTATTTTTTTGATAATGTCTATGTTGCTGCTGCTTTGGATAATAAAACCAGCCGTTACGGCTTGCCTGGGTTCTCAATGTCCAATCTCAATTACAATCAAGATTACACCGAAAATGTCCCAGTACAAATCGATGCGGAGCAGACGAAGTATTTGCTAGAGTCGCAAGTTGACTTGACGTATGACTGGTTAAGTCAGCTCAATGTGAATATGGCCCATATCAAGGAGCGTAATGAGGAGTGGTTGGGTGATGATGTCGCCAATCATTATGACTTTGACACTTATAACGCCACTGTAGTCACTCAGCATCAGCCAAGTCTAGGTAAGCTTGGCGTGCTATCTGGAAAGCTGGGCGCTGAGTTGTCGTATCGTGATATTAAAGGTAGGGGTGAGCAGCGTTATTTGCCCGATGTCGATACCCAAAAGCAGGCACTGTTTTTAAAAGAAAGTCTGCCGCTAGATTATCTGACATTAGGGGCAGGCTACCGCTATGAGAAAGTGACACACAAGATTCAAGGCAGCGATTTTAAACCCTCTAGCAAGTCACCGAATTATGAAAAACTGCTCGATACGGATTTTAATCTAAACAGTTATGAGCTGTCCGCCAGGCTTGATATCAATGACTACTTGGCATTTAATCTGCGTTATGCCAACTCTGAGAGAGCCCCCGAGGTGAATGAGCTGTATGCCAGTCAGGCACACTTTAGCAGTATGGCGCATGAAGAGGGTAATCAGACATTAGATTCAGAAAAGGTCGCCAGTACCGAGCTTAGTGCACTGATTAACTATCAAGATATCGACGTTGTCGCCACCGCGTATCAACATGATTTTGATGGTTATTATTCGCTTAGACCCTCAGGGACGACCTTTTTGGCCAATCGCCTGCCCTTAAAGTATTGGCGACAAATAGATACTAAGGTGAGCGGCTTTGAGATTGATGCAAGCAAGCGATTTGATTTTGATCAGTATGGTGATGTGACGGCGCATCTTTTTGCTGACTTGGTGAAGAATAAGCCCAAAGACGGTGAGACACATGGCGAGTATCTCACCAATATCCCAACCGACCGTTACGGCATTGGTCTTAATTGGCAAAACAACAGCTGGGAGAGTGAGATAAACTTTGTTCACTACGCTAAGCCCAAGTATTTAGGAAAAGAGATTAATACTGAGGTGGCGCTGCCCAGCTATAACATGATGGATGTGAGTATCGCCAAAACCATTAACAGTTGGGCTGATTCTACGGTTAAGCTCTTTGCTAATGCCAGTAACTTATTGGATGAGGAGGCCAGACCACACGCATCGCCTCTAAGATACATTGCTCCATTACCAGGGCGCAGTATCAATGCGGGTATTACGGTTGATTTTTAG
- a CDS encoding TonB-dependent receptor, whose translation MLTNYQNHQPPKRRTNRPLSPLMMSIRLYIQAICIQNRTLPAASAKLPYLLQAATLAALGAYSTAALAEDKPSVELAPIVVTASAFEPQAGDMATATSVITQSQIMQQGKSTLGDALANEPGVNSDTFGQGATRPIIRGQTAPRVQVAQNGMLVQDASQISPDHQVSVPVLGAKQIEVIKGSSALMYGGGAIGGVVNVVDDTIPSEPMNDTVSGQFGLIGQQTTDGYLGYAQLNGKLNDNWQWTGRFQKTDLDDVKVPKSRYDKVKNSWYKQDNASVGFAYVNEFDYVGFSYQRQDSDYGLPFHVHNHCQPDEHRINRLTCGLDEHEHGAHEHHDHGEHEHEKHGHTEHEHGHNEHEEHEHGHDEHGHEEHGHQEHEHGHEEHDHDEHEHHHEHGELPYVKLKSDVYQIQTEHLVPLTGIDKLATRFSYTDYQHDEIDEGVVGTIFKNKAFGATVQATHATHQVGNLGYMKGIIGVDYANSKFSAEGLEAYLPKTRRNQVGTYIIERLTPTYSGAQINDAGRLGAQSSKTQQDHRGHNHGSSTLPTDSTAAKLAKQGKDLWYVQFGGRQDIQKIEDMDNNISKSDNAHSLSLEAGRYLTPTTQVSARVSHSERLPASQELYANGAHLATNTWERGNLQLDKESTDGIELSLRYDNNKNFDLSTSVFYNDTDDYIYAKTQDLVTDGESKGFRLVDYHQSDAKHYGGEIKARYYLNDYISIGGFSDIAIIELKDKQLGSKYAPRLAAPRVGGDITAQFNQFDVVLSGYHRYEQNKVAEFEHTTPSYNMVDAKVTYHSAGPQDYTAFLQVSNLLNDLAYNHSSYLVEHMPLAERSFNAGITYRF comes from the coding sequence ATGCTCACAAACTATCAAAACCACCAACCCCCAAAACGCCGAACCAACCGCCCTTTATCGCCACTGATGATGAGTATCCGTCTATACATCCAAGCGATCTGTATCCAAAACAGGACGTTGCCGGCTGCATCTGCCAAGCTGCCGTATTTGCTACAAGCAGCCACATTGGCAGCACTGGGCGCCTATAGCACAGCGGCATTAGCAGAAGATAAGCCTTCGGTTGAGCTGGCGCCCATTGTTGTTACCGCCAGTGCATTTGAGCCACAAGCGGGTGATATGGCGACCGCAACCAGCGTTATCACCCAGTCACAGATTATGCAGCAAGGCAAATCCACCTTGGGCGATGCACTAGCAAATGAGCCCGGTGTCAACTCAGATACCTTTGGTCAAGGTGCCACACGTCCTATCATCCGAGGTCAAACTGCACCTAGAGTACAAGTGGCTCAAAATGGCATGCTGGTACAAGATGCATCACAAATATCACCCGATCACCAAGTCTCTGTGCCTGTGCTTGGCGCCAAACAGATTGAGGTAATCAAAGGCAGCTCAGCCCTAATGTATGGCGGCGGTGCTATTGGCGGTGTGGTCAATGTGGTCGATGACACCATCCCATCCGAGCCGATGAATGACACAGTCAGTGGACAATTTGGTTTGATTGGGCAGCAAACCACAGACGGCTATCTAGGCTATGCCCAGTTAAATGGCAAGCTAAATGATAACTGGCAGTGGACGGGGCGTTTTCAAAAGACCGATCTAGATGATGTGAAAGTACCCAAGTCACGTTATGACAAAGTCAAAAACAGTTGGTATAAGCAAGACAACGCCAGTGTTGGCTTTGCCTATGTGAATGAGTTTGACTATGTTGGCTTCTCTTATCAGCGTCAAGATTCAGACTATGGTCTGCCGTTTCATGTGCATAACCACTGTCAGCCAGATGAGCATCGTATAAATAGACTGACGTGCGGCTTAGATGAACATGAGCATGGGGCGCATGAGCATCACGATCATGGAGAGCACGAACACGAAAAACATGGGCATACAGAGCACGAACATGGTCATAACGAACATGAAGAGCATGAACACGGTCATGATGAACATGGACACGAAGAACACGGACACCAAGAGCATGAACATGGCCATGAAGAACACGATCATGACGAGCATGAGCATCACCATGAACATGGCGAGTTGCCTTACGTTAAGCTAAAATCCGATGTGTATCAGATTCAAACCGAGCATTTGGTACCCTTAACCGGTATTGATAAACTGGCAACAAGGTTTAGTTATACCGATTATCAGCATGATGAGATTGATGAAGGGGTTGTCGGTACCATATTCAAAAACAAGGCCTTTGGGGCGACCGTTCAGGCCACTCATGCCACCCATCAGGTCGGTAATTTAGGTTATATGAAAGGAATCATTGGTGTCGATTATGCCAATAGCAAATTCTCCGCAGAGGGGCTAGAAGCGTATTTGCCAAAGACCAGACGCAATCAAGTAGGCACTTATATTATTGAGCGTTTAACACCGACTTATTCTGGCGCCCAAATTAATGACGCCGGCAGATTAGGTGCGCAATCCTCTAAGACACAGCAAGATCATAGGGGTCATAATCACGGCAGCAGCACCCTTCCTACCGACAGTACCGCTGCCAAGCTTGCAAAGCAGGGTAAAGACTTATGGTATGTACAGTTTGGCGGCCGTCAAGATATTCAAAAAATCGAAGATATGGATAACAATATCTCCAAATCTGATAACGCACACTCTTTGAGTTTAGAAGCTGGGCGTTACCTGACACCGACGACCCAAGTATCCGCTCGCGTCAGTCACTCTGAAAGACTGCCTGCCTCTCAAGAGCTGTATGCCAATGGCGCTCACTTGGCTACCAATACTTGGGAGCGTGGTAACCTACAGCTGGATAAAGAGTCTACCGATGGTATCGAGCTTAGCCTTCGCTATGACAATAATAAAAACTTTGATCTGAGTACTTCTGTGTTTTATAACGATACAGACGACTATATCTATGCAAAAACTCAAGACTTAGTGACCGATGGGGAGTCTAAAGGCTTTAGATTGGTTGATTATCATCAATCAGATGCCAAACACTATGGCGGTGAAATTAAAGCACGCTATTATTTAAATGATTATATTAGTATTGGCGGCTTTTCAGATATTGCCATTATCGAGCTAAAAGACAAACAACTCGGCAGTAAGTATGCACCCAGACTGGCTGCGCCTAGAGTCGGCGGCGACATTACTGCGCAGTTCAATCAATTTGATGTGGTGTTGTCAGGCTATCACCGTTATGAGCAAAATAAGGTGGCAGAGTTTGAGCACACTACGCCCAGCTATAATATGGTAGATGCCAAAGTGACTTATCACAGTGCCGGCCCGCAAGATTATACCGCATTCTTACAAGTCTCTAACCTATTAAATGACTTAGCCTACAATCACAGCTCCTACCTTGTCGAGCATATGCCGCTGGCAGAACGCTCTTTTAATGCCGGCATCACTTACCGCTTCTAA